A region from the Cellvibrio sp. PSBB006 genome encodes:
- the modA gene encoding molybdate ABC transporter substrate-binding protein has product MPSPLYKSLIALLLWTPLSHADELTIAVASNFTRAAKQLVAEFEQYSEHRVQLAFGSTGAHYAQIIHGAPFDAFFAADARTPMRLEEDGRTQGGSRFTYARGQLILWSPKAGVVDAKGKVLQRGDFAHLAMANPRLAPYGLAAQQTLEALGVDDKLQEKLVRGENISQTHQFVYSSAAELGFVALAQIIDPEKPEQISGSYWRVPADLYEPIEQQAVLLSDKKAAREFVDFVRSEKGKAIIRAYGYE; this is encoded by the coding sequence ATGCCATCCCCGTTGTATAAAAGTTTAATTGCATTACTTCTCTGGACGCCCCTTAGCCACGCCGATGAACTCACCATCGCGGTAGCCTCCAACTTCACCCGTGCCGCCAAGCAGCTGGTGGCTGAATTCGAGCAATACAGCGAACATCGCGTGCAACTGGCTTTTGGTTCTACCGGGGCGCACTACGCGCAAATTATTCACGGTGCACCCTTCGATGCGTTTTTTGCCGCAGATGCCAGGACGCCGATGCGGTTGGAGGAGGATGGGCGCACTCAAGGTGGCTCACGTTTTACCTACGCACGCGGCCAATTGATATTGTGGAGCCCGAAAGCGGGTGTTGTTGATGCGAAAGGCAAGGTATTACAGCGCGGTGATTTTGCGCATCTTGCCATGGCCAATCCACGCCTTGCACCTTATGGATTAGCGGCGCAACAAACGTTAGAGGCTTTGGGTGTTGACGACAAGCTGCAAGAAAAATTGGTGCGCGGGGAAAACATCAGCCAGACGCATCAGTTTGTTTACAGCAGTGCTGCAGAGTTGGGTTTTGTTGCGCTAGCGCAAATTATTGATCCGGAAAAACCGGAACAGATCAGCGGTTCTTACTGGCGGGTGCCTGCGGATTTATATGAGCCTATTGAGCAGCAGGCGGTATTGCTCAGTGATAAAAAGGCCGCGCGGGAGTTTGTGGATTTTGTGCGTAGTGAAAAAGGTAAAGCTATTATTCGGGCTTATGGTTATGAATAG
- a CDS encoding TSUP family transporter, whose protein sequence is MEFSTDILLLLFFIAICAGFLDTLAGGGGLITIPALVLSGVPPLMALGTNKLQACVGVATSSILLFRRGKLDWPALRGLMLAAFIGSVVGTLIIQFVDPAVLGFVIPCVLAIIAVYFICSPFLKLETGKAKLGEAAYRRAVIPVIGAYDGMFGPGTGSFFALAGVSLRGLELIKATAMAKPLNFSTNLASLLVFLLAGQVLWVAGLVMMVGQGLGAWAGSHYLFKVNPILLRVVIVTVCLLMLARYLYQRLVV, encoded by the coding sequence TTGGAATTCTCCACCGATATATTGCTCTTGCTGTTTTTCATCGCTATCTGCGCCGGCTTTCTGGATACCCTCGCTGGTGGCGGTGGGTTGATTACGATTCCGGCGCTGGTGTTGTCTGGCGTGCCACCGCTGATGGCATTGGGCACGAATAAATTGCAGGCCTGCGTCGGTGTGGCGACGTCCAGCATTTTATTATTCAGGCGCGGCAAGCTCGACTGGCCTGCATTGCGGGGGTTGATGCTTGCGGCATTTATCGGTTCGGTTGTGGGTACGCTCATTATTCAATTTGTCGATCCGGCGGTACTCGGGTTTGTGATCCCCTGCGTGTTGGCCATTATTGCGGTGTACTTTATTTGTTCGCCTTTTCTTAAGTTAGAAACTGGTAAAGCGAAACTGGGCGAGGCCGCCTATAGACGCGCGGTGATTCCTGTCATCGGAGCCTACGATGGCATGTTTGGGCCGGGCACCGGTTCCTTCTTTGCGCTGGCCGGCGTCAGCCTGCGCGGTCTGGAATTAATCAAAGCGACTGCCATGGCTAAGCCGCTTAATTTCTCCACCAATCTGGCTTCTTTGCTGGTGTTTCTCCTGGCGGGGCAGGTGCTTTGGGTGGCTGGTCTGGTCATGATGGTCGGGCAGGGCTTGGGTGCCTGGGCCGGCTCGCACTATTTGTTTAAGGTTAATCCCATCCTGTTGCGCGTGGTCATCGTCACCGTGTGTTTATTGATGCTGGCGCGTTATCTGTATCAACGGTTGGTGGTGTGA
- a CDS encoding methyl-accepting chemotaxis protein — MKISSKLYLTLAIPCLFLLLIALSGTYFVKSQHDSIHMIHFELEIPLRELKTISDAYAISIIDLVNKTNAGLITAEKAVAELESANRMIKESWRSFQTKELTNEEARQAREADMLFTTANQDIDKLIYFLRGKSGVITNEMGQFDGPLYQSIDPISNKINELIELQLTLANKEYDESTLTYERTLWINALSVILAISLSIFLGTRILSNLLTQLGGEPTDAANIAREIAGGNLTIDTSRWKARDGSIISALTQMLKQLQLSIASVQTVSNHLNQTSLELSASSQKTIRDLRLQQEETEQVSAAMNQMTATVTDVARNTQSAAQASHTADNEFTDGNHLVSQSLQSILDLSHEVDHTADSITQLAKDSNEIGKVMEVIRGIAEQTNLLALNAAIEAARAGEQGRGFAVVADEVRTLASRTHASTQEIQGMIERLQNGVANAVKAMDKGRQEAQQTVSYAEKTKGVLSKIKSSVSTINGMNMQIAAAAEEQTMVADEINKNIVNISQVTQLTVTTVNQVGKYSEELLKSAQDLKARISYFKLA; from the coding sequence ATGAAAATTTCTTCCAAGTTGTATCTTACGTTAGCTATTCCTTGCCTGTTCCTGTTATTGATCGCGTTGAGCGGTACCTATTTTGTTAAGTCCCAGCATGACAGTATCCACATGATCCATTTTGAGCTGGAAATTCCTTTGCGGGAGTTAAAGACTATCTCCGATGCCTACGCCATTTCCATTATCGATCTGGTCAATAAAACCAATGCCGGGCTGATTACAGCGGAAAAAGCCGTTGCCGAATTGGAAAGTGCCAATCGCATGATCAAGGAATCCTGGCGATCTTTTCAAACCAAGGAACTAACGAATGAGGAAGCACGACAAGCCAGGGAAGCGGATATGTTGTTTACTACTGCTAATCAGGATATTGATAAATTAATTTATTTTCTGCGCGGAAAAAGCGGTGTAATAACGAACGAAATGGGCCAGTTTGACGGGCCGCTTTATCAAAGCATAGATCCTATCAGCAACAAGATTAATGAATTAATTGAACTGCAACTCACGTTAGCGAATAAGGAATACGACGAGTCCACCCTAACCTACGAGCGCACTCTCTGGATTAATGCACTGAGCGTTATCCTGGCCATCAGCCTGAGTATTTTTCTGGGCACACGCATTCTCTCCAACCTGCTGACACAGTTGGGCGGCGAGCCAACTGATGCAGCCAATATCGCGCGCGAAATCGCCGGTGGCAACCTGACTATTGATACCAGCCGATGGAAGGCGCGGGACGGCAGTATTATTTCTGCGCTAACCCAGATGCTAAAACAATTACAACTATCAATAGCCAGCGTGCAAACCGTCAGTAATCATTTGAATCAGACATCCCTGGAGCTCTCTGCCAGCAGCCAAAAAACGATTCGCGACCTGCGTTTGCAACAGGAGGAAACTGAGCAAGTTAGCGCCGCGATGAATCAAATGACGGCCACCGTTACCGATGTTGCGCGCAATACACAAAGCGCTGCTCAGGCGAGCCATACGGCGGACAATGAGTTTACAGATGGCAATCATTTGGTCAGCCAATCACTGCAATCCATCCTGGACCTGTCACACGAAGTCGACCACACGGCTGACTCCATTACACAGCTGGCTAAAGACAGCAACGAAATCGGTAAAGTGATGGAAGTCATTCGCGGCATTGCTGAACAGACCAATCTACTCGCCTTGAATGCCGCCATTGAAGCCGCACGCGCCGGCGAACAGGGACGTGGTTTTGCGGTGGTCGCGGACGAAGTGCGCACATTAGCAAGTCGCACACATGCGTCTACCCAGGAGATTCAGGGCATGATTGAGCGATTGCAGAACGGTGTTGCCAATGCGGTTAAAGCCATGGATAAGGGCCGTCAGGAGGCTCAACAAACCGTGTCCTACGCAGAAAAAACCAAAGGCGTTTTAAGTAAAATTAAATCGTCAGTGTCCACCATCAATGGTATGAACATGCAAATCGCTGCGGCGGCCGAAGAGCAAACGATGGTCGCCGATGAAATTAATAAAAATATTGTGAATATCAGCCAGGTGACTCAGTTGACAGTCACTACGGTCAATCAGGTTGGGAAATACAGCGAAGAGCTGTTGAAGAGTGCGCAGGATTTAAAAGCAAGGATCAGTTATTTCAAACTTGCGTGA
- the modB gene encoding molybdate ABC transporter permease subunit codes for MLSSSDIAALWLTLELASLTTAILLLIGTPLAWWLTRTRWRFKFVVEALVALPLVLPPTVLGFYLLITLSPGGVIGGTLNTLGLPALSFTFAGLVVGSVIYSLPFVVQPLQHAFTHIGSRPLEVAATLGASPLDRFFSVVLPLARRGYITGAVLGFAHTLGEFGVVLMIGGNIPGKTQLASMAIYDHVEAVEYAQAHWLSACLLLLSLALLIGVYAMNRRFDVMRAR; via the coding sequence ATGCTCTCTTCCTCAGATATTGCAGCATTGTGGTTAACGCTGGAACTTGCCAGCCTGACCACTGCCATCTTATTGCTGATCGGCACACCGCTGGCCTGGTGGCTGACACGCACCCGCTGGCGATTTAAATTTGTGGTGGAAGCCCTGGTGGCTCTGCCCCTGGTCCTACCGCCGACCGTCCTGGGATTTTATTTATTAATCACCCTGAGTCCCGGCGGGGTTATCGGCGGCACATTGAATACCCTTGGTTTACCCGCCTTGAGTTTTACCTTCGCCGGTCTCGTGGTGGGCTCGGTGATTTATTCGCTGCCTTTTGTTGTACAGCCCTTGCAACATGCTTTTACCCATATTGGTTCGCGTCCACTGGAGGTTGCCGCAACGCTGGGGGCATCACCGCTGGATAGGTTTTTTTCCGTGGTGTTGCCGCTCGCACGTCGCGGTTATATCACCGGTGCTGTACTCGGTTTTGCGCACACGCTGGGTGAATTCGGTGTGGTGTTGATGATCGGTGGCAACATCCCCGGCAAGACACAATTGGCCTCCATGGCGATCTACGATCATGTGGAGGCGGTGGAATATGCGCAAGCCCATTGGTTATCCGCGTGCCTGTTATTGTTATCGCTGGCGCTGTTGATCGGCGTGTACGCCATGAACCGACGCTTTGATGTGATGAGGGCGCGATGA
- a CDS encoding sulfite reductase subunit alpha has protein sequence MSDSVVASTRTVASVCPYCGVGCGILLETDGKKILKVIGDKNHPTNFGRLCTKGSTSAMALRDSGRMESAFLRNERGRDPVQIGMDEAISASAKRLRHIIDQHGPDAVALYVSGQMSTEAQYLANKLAKGFIGTNNIESNSRLCMASAGSGYKQSLGADAPPGSYQDFDRAGVFFVIGANMADCHPILFLRMMERVKQGARLIVVDPRRNGTADKADLFMQIKPGTDLALLNGLLHVLHNNGHTDADFIAAFTEGWESMPAFLAEYTPERVADITGIPASDIIKAAQWIGAAPEFMTCWTMGLNQSTHGTWHTNAICNLHLATGKICRPGSGPFSLTGQPNAMGGREMGYMGPGLPGQRSLLAEADRAFVEDLWQIPRNSLPTTLGKGTIDLFERMAAGEVKACWVICTNPVASVPNRQTVIDGLSRAELVITQDAFLDTETNRYADILLPGALWAEAEGVMINSERNLTLMQKAIDPPGAALPDWQIIARIACEMGYAHAFTYTSAEEVFEEIKRAANPNTGYDLRGASYARLRETPLQWPCPPDQADTRNPIRYLNDGVSQTLRETNGERPHLNFATANGKAVFWARPYLAPAELPDDDFPFVLNTGRLQHQWHTLTKTGKIATLNKLNPGPFVELHPEDAARLGVKNKDCVELASRRGSAILPAVVTNRVMAGNCFAPFHWNDVYGEQLAVNAVTNDAIDAVSQQPEMKFCAVSLKKVELIAREFASTPAAESAPPSAEPVMAFAPMSEEISMALIQTFAQKVGVVQVLAPELSDDERSYLSGFVSGLQASARLITAVPSLPFDAPVDAGKRTWINGLLAGMFSRVLPVDLPAENDKPALRILWASQTGNAETLAENLAQQASQAGWAVKVNAMDDYQLEQLTQENYLVCITSTFGDGDAPDNGQHFWQQLSDESAPSIDQLHFGLLALGDSNYAQFCGHGKNLDARLQALGAKPLLNRLDCDTDFETPAAQWFTQLLASLPSNETTPGKLSGVVASAKTDVNVSKTNPYPAQLIINRRLNSEGAAKDTRQFGFALGGSGITYEAGDALGVWPQNCPELVLEMAQQLNINLETPVLVDAREKPLQQALQQHFEISRPSPDALKLIAERSGNDELKKLLQAEHKAELQDWLWGRQLVDLLHEFPIQCSAEEWLAVLKRLQPRLYSISSSPKAFADEVHLTVSAVRYTRYQQGKKTRKGVCSTFLADRAEDMTIPIFVQSNKNFRVPADGSVPVIMVGPGTGVAPFRGFLQERRARGDTGKNWLFFGEQHQASDFYYRDELEAHLRDGHLTTLSLAFSRDQGQKIYVQDRMREAGAEIWRWLEEGAYFYVCGDASRMAKDVDNALRDIVQQHGGFNEVDTVNYMRKLNMQKRYLRDVY, from the coding sequence ATGTCTGATTCTGTTGTGGCATCAACGAGAACCGTCGCCAGCGTCTGCCCTTACTGTGGGGTGGGTTGCGGCATCCTGCTGGAAACCGACGGCAAAAAAATTCTCAAGGTCATTGGTGATAAAAACCATCCCACCAACTTTGGCCGGCTATGTACCAAAGGCTCCACCAGCGCTATGGCACTGCGCGATTCCGGGCGGATGGAATCCGCATTCCTGCGCAATGAGCGGGGGCGTGATCCGGTACAGATTGGTATGGACGAAGCCATCAGTGCCAGCGCCAAACGCTTGCGTCACATCATCGACCAACACGGCCCGGATGCGGTGGCCCTGTATGTGTCCGGGCAGATGTCCACCGAAGCCCAATACCTCGCCAACAAACTCGCCAAGGGCTTTATCGGCACCAACAATATCGAGTCCAACTCGCGTTTGTGCATGGCCAGTGCCGGGTCGGGCTATAAGCAATCCCTCGGCGCCGATGCACCGCCGGGGTCATACCAGGATTTTGATCGGGCGGGTGTATTTTTCGTGATCGGCGCCAACATGGCGGACTGTCACCCGATCCTGTTCCTGCGCATGATGGAGCGGGTCAAGCAGGGCGCCAGGCTGATTGTGGTTGACCCCCGCCGCAACGGCACCGCCGACAAAGCCGATTTGTTTATGCAGATCAAACCGGGCACCGACCTCGCGTTACTCAACGGTTTGCTGCATGTGCTGCACAACAACGGCCACACCGACGCCGACTTTATCGCTGCCTTTACCGAAGGTTGGGAGTCCATGCCGGCGTTTCTCGCCGAATACACGCCGGAACGTGTGGCCGACATAACAGGTATTCCTGCCAGCGACATTATCAAAGCCGCCCAGTGGATCGGCGCCGCGCCGGAATTTATGACCTGCTGGACCATGGGCCTCAACCAGAGTACTCACGGCACCTGGCACACCAACGCTATCTGTAACCTGCACCTCGCTACTGGCAAGATCTGCCGTCCCGGCAGTGGTCCTTTTTCGTTGACCGGCCAGCCCAATGCCATGGGCGGGCGGGAGATGGGTTATATGGGACCGGGGCTGCCCGGTCAGCGCAGTTTACTGGCCGAGGCCGATCGCGCCTTTGTTGAAGACTTGTGGCAGATTCCACGCAATAGCCTGCCCACCACCTTAGGTAAAGGCACGATCGATTTGTTTGAGCGTATGGCTGCCGGTGAAGTAAAAGCCTGCTGGGTCATTTGCACCAATCCTGTGGCCAGCGTGCCCAATCGCCAGACGGTTATTGATGGTCTTAGTCGCGCGGAACTGGTGATCACCCAGGACGCTTTTCTCGATACCGAAACCAACCGTTACGCTGATATCTTGTTGCCCGGTGCGCTCTGGGCCGAAGCCGAAGGTGTGATGATCAACTCCGAGCGCAACCTCACGCTGATGCAAAAAGCCATAGACCCACCGGGTGCGGCTTTACCGGATTGGCAGATCATTGCGCGCATTGCTTGCGAGATGGGTTATGCACACGCCTTTACTTACACCTCCGCCGAAGAGGTATTTGAAGAGATAAAACGTGCTGCCAATCCGAACACCGGATACGACCTGCGTGGTGCCAGCTATGCGCGCCTGCGCGAAACGCCGCTGCAATGGCCATGCCCACCGGATCAGGCAGACACGCGCAACCCGATTCGCTATCTCAATGACGGCGTGAGCCAAACCCTGCGCGAAACAAACGGTGAACGCCCGCACCTCAATTTCGCCACCGCCAATGGCAAAGCCGTGTTCTGGGCGCGCCCCTACCTGGCGCCCGCCGAATTGCCGGACGATGATTTCCCTTTTGTATTAAATACCGGTCGCCTGCAACACCAGTGGCACACGCTCACCAAGACCGGCAAAATCGCCACGCTTAACAAACTTAATCCAGGCCCTTTTGTGGAATTGCACCCCGAGGATGCGGCGAGATTGGGGGTGAAAAATAAAGATTGTGTGGAGCTTGCATCGCGGCGTGGCAGCGCAATTTTGCCGGCCGTGGTGACGAACCGTGTTATGGCCGGCAATTGTTTTGCGCCCTTTCACTGGAACGATGTCTACGGTGAACAACTCGCGGTCAACGCCGTGACCAACGATGCGATTGATGCGGTCTCGCAACAGCCAGAGATGAAATTCTGTGCAGTGAGTTTGAAAAAAGTGGAATTGATTGCGCGCGAGTTTGCCAGCACACCCGCTGCTGAATCTGCGCCACCGAGCGCTGAACCGGTAATGGCATTCGCGCCCATGAGTGAGGAAATCAGTATGGCCCTGATCCAGACCTTCGCACAAAAAGTGGGGGTGGTGCAGGTGCTGGCACCGGAACTGTCGGACGATGAGCGCAGTTACCTGAGTGGTTTTGTCAGTGGCTTGCAAGCCAGTGCGCGCTTGATTACCGCCGTCCCGAGTTTGCCGTTCGACGCACCCGTAGACGCCGGCAAACGCACCTGGATTAATGGCTTGCTAGCGGGTATGTTCAGCCGCGTTTTGCCAGTAGATTTGCCGGCAGAAAATGATAAACCTGCGTTGCGGATTTTATGGGCATCCCAAACCGGCAACGCCGAAACCCTCGCGGAAAATCTTGCGCAACAGGCGAGCCAGGCCGGATGGGCTGTGAAGGTTAACGCTATGGATGACTATCAACTTGAGCAACTGACACAGGAAAATTATCTGGTCTGTATTACCAGCACCTTCGGTGATGGCGATGCGCCGGACAACGGTCAACATTTCTGGCAACAACTGTCCGATGAAAGTGCGCCGTCGATTGATCAGCTGCACTTTGGCTTATTGGCATTAGGCGATTCCAATTACGCACAGTTTTGCGGTCACGGTAAAAATCTGGATGCGCGTCTGCAAGCGTTGGGCGCAAAGCCCTTATTGAATCGTTTGGACTGCGACACAGATTTCGAAACACCGGCGGCGCAGTGGTTTACGCAATTGCTCGCCAGTTTGCCAAGCAATGAAACGACACCAGGAAAATTATCGGGTGTGGTGGCCTCTGCAAAAACAGACGTTAATGTCAGCAAAACCAATCCCTATCCCGCCCAGCTGATTATCAATCGTCGCCTTAACAGCGAGGGCGCGGCCAAAGACACGCGGCAATTCGGTTTTGCGCTCGGCGGTTCCGGCATCACCTATGAAGCCGGTGATGCGCTCGGCGTCTGGCCGCAGAATTGCCCTGAGTTAGTTCTGGAAATGGCGCAACAACTCAATATCAACCTGGAAACGCCGGTGCTGGTGGATGCGCGCGAGAAACCCTTGCAACAAGCACTGCAACAACACTTTGAGATTTCCCGCCCCAGCCCGGACGCATTGAAATTGATTGCTGAACGCTCTGGCAATGATGAGCTGAAAAAATTGTTGCAGGCAGAACACAAAGCCGAATTACAGGATTGGTTGTGGGGACGGCAATTGGTGGATCTGCTCCATGAGTTTCCCATTCAATGTTCTGCCGAGGAATGGCTCGCGGTACTTAAACGATTGCAGCCGCGTTTATATTCGATTTCATCCAGTCCCAAAGCCTTTGCCGATGAAGTTCATTTAACTGTATCAGCAGTGCGTTATACGCGTTATCAACAAGGTAAAAAAACTCGCAAAGGCGTGTGCTCGACCTTTCTCGCAGATCGTGCAGAGGATATGACCATACCGATCTTTGTCCAGAGCAACAAAAACTTCCGTGTCCCCGCCGATGGTAGTGTACCCGTCATTATGGTCGGCCCGGGCACGGGAGTTGCTCCCTTCCGTGGGTTTTTGCAAGAGCGTCGCGCACGCGGCGATACGGGTAAAAACTGGTTGTTCTTCGGGGAGCAACACCAGGCAAGTGATTTTTATTATCGTGATGAACTGGAAGCGCATTTGCGCGATGGCCACCTCACCACCCTCAGCCTCGCCTTCTCCCGCGACCAAGGCCAAAAAATTTATGTTCAGGATCGCATGCGTGAAGCCGGTGCTGAAATCTGGCGCTGGCTGGAAGAGGGCGCGTATTTTTACGTTTGTGGTGATGCCAGTCGCATGGCCAAAGACGTTGATAATGCGTTACGCGATATCGTGCAACAGCACGGTGGTTTTAATGAGGTAGATACTGTGAATTACATGCGTAAGTTGAACATGCAGAAGCGGTATTTGCGGGATGTTTATTGA
- the panB gene encoding 3-methyl-2-oxobutanoate hydroxymethyltransferase encodes MPYGTPTTDSALTKPVTINTLYKLKNSNEKFVVISLYDAHMAAMAQKCGVEVVLIGDSLGMTVLGYDSTIPVTMEQMIYHVEAVARGNKKSLIVGDLPFMTYATPDDALRNCARIMQAGAHMVKLEGGAWLAETVSMLAERGIPVCAHLGLTPQSVNKFGGFRVQGRSQEDADKILADAKLLADAGADLLVLECVPAELGAAITRSIPIPTIGIGAGRDTDAQVLVINDILGLTEQPPKFSKNFLLEARDIPGAMQKYVADVKAGVFPGDDNIFN; translated from the coding sequence ATGCCCTACGGAACACCCACAACCGACAGCGCGCTGACCAAACCCGTCACCATCAACACGCTCTATAAATTAAAAAACAGTAACGAGAAATTTGTGGTGATTTCACTCTACGATGCGCACATGGCCGCCATGGCACAAAAGTGCGGCGTGGAAGTGGTGTTGATCGGCGATTCATTGGGCATGACGGTGCTGGGGTATGACAGCACCATCCCGGTGACCATGGAGCAGATGATTTACCACGTCGAAGCGGTCGCGCGCGGCAATAAAAAATCCCTCATCGTCGGCGACTTGCCGTTTATGACCTACGCCACACCCGACGATGCTCTGCGCAACTGCGCGCGCATCATGCAAGCCGGCGCACACATGGTAAAACTCGAAGGGGGCGCCTGGCTGGCCGAGACAGTTTCCATGCTCGCCGAACGCGGCATTCCGGTATGCGCACACTTGGGATTAACGCCGCAGTCGGTGAACAAATTTGGCGGCTTCCGCGTGCAAGGCCGCTCTCAGGAAGACGCCGATAAAATTCTCGCCGACGCAAAATTATTAGCCGACGCCGGCGCTGATTTATTAGTACTTGAGTGCGTTCCCGCCGAGTTGGGCGCTGCCATTACCCGCAGCATCCCCATCCCCACCATCGGCATCGGCGCCGGCCGCGATACCGACGCGCAAGTCCTGGTGATCAACGACATCCTCGGACTGACTGAACAACCGCCCAAGTTTTCCAAAAACTTTTTACTGGAAGCGCGGGATATTCCCGGCGCGATGCAGAAGTATGTAGCGGATGTGAAAGCGGGCGTTTTTCCAGGCGACGACAATATCTTCAACTAA
- a CDS encoding deoxynucleoside kinase translates to MEAVFDELHLDLTNVQLPRYIAVEGCIGVGKTTLAKNIARLFNYDVLLEQPEENPFLARFYQNPKTAALPTQLFFLFQRANQLESLRQADIFEPVRVADFLIEKDQLFAQVTLDDDELNIYQQVYDRLTINAPRPDLVIYLQAPLDVLVDRIRQRGVAIEQQISTDYLKALNDAYTHFFHYYDGAPLLIVNAKDLNLASNRDHFKQLVEYVLTIKSGRHYYNPTPAL, encoded by the coding sequence GTGGAAGCCGTATTTGATGAGTTACACCTGGATTTAACCAATGTGCAATTGCCGCGTTACATCGCGGTGGAAGGTTGCATCGGCGTGGGCAAAACCACGCTCGCCAAAAATATTGCACGCCTGTTTAATTACGACGTGCTGCTTGAACAACCGGAAGAAAACCCCTTCCTCGCCCGGTTTTACCAGAACCCGAAAACCGCCGCCCTGCCCACGCAATTATTCTTTTTATTTCAACGCGCCAATCAATTGGAGTCATTGCGCCAGGCGGATATTTTTGAACCGGTACGTGTCGCCGATTTTTTAATTGAAAAAGATCAACTCTTTGCCCAGGTCACGCTGGATGACGACGAGTTAAATATTTATCAACAGGTATATGACCGCCTGACGATCAATGCACCGCGACCGGATCTGGTGATTTATCTGCAAGCCCCTTTGGATGTATTGGTAGATCGCATTCGCCAACGCGGCGTCGCCATTGAACAACAGATCAGCACGGATTATTTAAAGGCGCTGAACGACGCCTACACGCATTTTTTTCATTATTACGATGGCGCCCCCTTATTAATTGTGAACGCAAAAGATTTAAACCTGGCGAGCAACCGCGATCATTTCAAGCAGCTGGTTGAATACGTGTTGACCATCAAAAGCGGCCGCCACTATTACAACCCGACACCCGCGCTGTGA
- the modC gene encoding molybdenum ABC transporter ATP-binding protein produces MSSDTIALHIDLPRAAFHLQVNATLPGRGITAIFGPSGCGKTSLLRAIAGLEDNALQQKHSRIQVKDSVWFSATQRLPAHQRRVGYVFQEASLFEHLTVQKNLVYGFKRNQPAQANFDELVQLLDLAPLLTRNTNNLSGGERQRVAIARALLASPALLLMDEPLAALDQQRKQDILPYLERLQHYLAIPMIYVSHALDEIVQLADHLLLMDNGKIIAQGPVIDLLSEHPLLAQREDAFTLLQGQVTAIKPEHHLTCVTLGETQVYLPQLQAAQQQSVRLRVYARDVSLCLDHPQRTSILNILPARITQIDAGERGQNLVHLAIENQVLLARISHLSCYQLGLSVGQQVYAQIKALALMK; encoded by the coding sequence ATGAGTTCAGACACAATTGCATTACACATCGACCTGCCGCGCGCTGCATTTCATTTGCAGGTGAATGCCACGCTTCCGGGCCGGGGTATCACCGCGATCTTCGGCCCATCCGGTTGCGGCAAAACCAGCTTGCTGCGCGCTATCGCCGGCCTGGAAGACAACGCCTTGCAGCAAAAACATTCGCGTATTCAGGTGAAGGACAGCGTATGGTTTTCTGCAACACAACGTTTGCCCGCCCATCAACGCAGAGTGGGTTATGTATTTCAGGAAGCCAGTTTGTTTGAGCATTTAACCGTGCAAAAAAATCTGGTGTATGGTTTCAAACGCAATCAACCCGCACAGGCGAATTTCGATGAATTAGTGCAACTGCTCGACCTTGCCCCGCTGTTAACGCGCAACACCAACAATTTATCTGGCGGTGAACGCCAACGCGTTGCCATCGCCCGCGCCCTACTTGCCAGCCCCGCGCTGTTACTGATGGACGAACCGCTTGCAGCGCTGGATCAGCAACGCAAGCAAGACATCCTGCCCTACCTCGAACGCCTGCAACACTATCTGGCGATTCCGATGATTTATGTCAGCCATGCTTTGGATGAAATTGTGCAACTGGCCGATCACCTGTTACTGATGGATAACGGCAAGATCATTGCACAGGGCCCGGTAATCGACTTGTTAAGCGAGCATCCTTTGTTGGCGCAACGTGAGGATGCCTTTACCCTGCTCCAGGGGCAGGTAACGGCGATCAAACCTGAACATCACCTGACCTGTGTTACCCTCGGCGAGACACAGGTTTATTTGCCGCAACTGCAAGCCGCACAACAGCAGTCCGTGCGCTTGCGCGTTTACGCGCGGGATGTCAGCCTGTGTCTGGATCACCCGCAACGCACCAGCATCCTGAATATTTTACCGGCGCGCATCACGCAAATAGATGCAGGTGAGCGCGGTCAGAACCTGGTGCACCTGGCGATTGAAAATCAAGTGTTGCTAGCCCGGATTTCCCATCTATCCTGTTATCAGTTGGGGCTGAGCGTCGGCCAACAGGTCTATGCACAAATCAAAGCCCTGGCGTTGATGAAATAG